One segment of Pontibacter akesuensis DNA contains the following:
- the pdhA gene encoding pyruvate dehydrogenase (acetyl-transferring) E1 component subunit alpha, which produces MADTKDKAKAKSAKAKVQAEPKFSKETYMWWFESMKLMRRFEEKSGQLYGQQKIKGFCHLYIGQEACAAGAASALEKGDKWITAYRDHAHPLALGTSPDAIMAELFAKATGCSKGKGGSMHIFDKEVGFMGGHGIVGAQVPLGAGIAFAEKYNKTGKVCICYMGDGAVRQGAFHEALNMAMTWKLPVIFVIENNGYAMGTSVKRTSNVVELYTLGESYDIPSEPVDAMEVESVHEAVARAAERARAGEGPTLLEFRTYRYKGHSMSDPAKYRTKEELEDYKGRDSIESVKATILKNGWATEEELDEIDDKIKQRVADSVKFAEESPYPDPKELYTDIYVEGDYPFIMD; this is translated from the coding sequence ATGGCTGATACGAAAGATAAGGCAAAAGCGAAGTCGGCGAAAGCAAAGGTACAGGCTGAGCCAAAGTTTTCAAAGGAAACATACATGTGGTGGTTTGAGTCGATGAAACTCATGCGCCGCTTCGAGGAGAAATCAGGACAGCTGTACGGACAGCAGAAAATAAAAGGCTTTTGCCACCTGTACATCGGCCAGGAGGCTTGTGCGGCAGGAGCTGCATCGGCACTGGAGAAAGGCGACAAGTGGATTACCGCTTACCGCGACCACGCACACCCGTTAGCGCTGGGCACCAGCCCAGATGCGATCATGGCTGAGCTGTTTGCCAAGGCTACCGGTTGCTCTAAGGGCAAAGGCGGTTCCATGCACATTTTCGATAAGGAAGTAGGCTTTATGGGCGGCCACGGTATTGTAGGCGCGCAGGTGCCGCTTGGCGCAGGCATCGCCTTTGCCGAAAAGTATAACAAGACCGGTAAAGTATGCATTTGCTACATGGGCGACGGTGCGGTGCGCCAGGGCGCGTTTCACGAGGCCCTGAACATGGCCATGACCTGGAAGCTGCCGGTTATCTTCGTGATTGAGAACAACGGTTACGCCATGGGTACCTCTGTGAAGCGTACGTCTAACGTGGTGGAGCTTTATACTTTGGGTGAGAGCTACGACATTCCTTCTGAGCCGGTTGACGCGATGGAGGTAGAGAGCGTGCACGAAGCCGTGGCCAGAGCCGCTGAGCGTGCCCGTGCCGGTGAGGGCCCAACTCTGCTGGAGTTCAGAACTTACCGCTACAAAGGCCATTCCATGTCGGACCCTGCCAAGTATAGAACCAAGGAAGAGCTGGAAGACTACAAAGGCCGCGACTCCATCGAATCTGTAAAAGCCACCATCCTGAAAAACGGTTGGGCTACCGAAGAGGAACTGGACGAGATCGACGATAAGATCAAGCAGCGCGTGGCCGACTCCGTTAAGTTTGCCGAGGAGTCTCCTTACCCGGACCCGAAAGAGCTGTATACCGACATTTACGTGGAAGGCGACTATCCTTTCATAATGGACTAA
- a CDS encoding DUF721 domain-containing protein translates to MRYYKKKEAIDKRKADIQPIGESLKALMQTYRIDGKLSEVQLVQNWEKIMGKPIAMKTQQLYFKDGKLFVKLTSAPLKHELNMSKSKVINLLNIEAGREVVKDVIFL, encoded by the coding sequence GTGCGCTACTACAAGAAGAAAGAGGCGATTGACAAACGCAAGGCAGACATCCAGCCGATTGGTGAGAGCCTGAAGGCGCTGATGCAGACGTACCGCATCGACGGTAAGCTAAGCGAGGTGCAGTTGGTGCAGAACTGGGAGAAAATCATGGGCAAACCCATTGCCATGAAAACGCAGCAGTTATACTTTAAAGACGGCAAACTGTTCGTGAAACTCACCTCGGCTCCGCTCAAGCACGAGCTCAACATGTCTAAGAGCAAGGTGATTAACCTCCTTAACATAGAGGCAGGCCGCGAAGTGGTGAAGGATGTGATCTTTCTGTAA
- the scpB gene encoding SMC-Scp complex subunit ScpB: protein MDILQNHIQALVFCAQSPISIEEIQRCLQESLGMEEILVSDVLEAVEAINEQLAEQNFAFQIYAIGGGYQFLTKPVYQETVSTYLKHKSKKKLSASSLETLAIIAYKQPVTRTQVEQIRGVGCDYAIHKLLEKELIEIKGKADTIGRPVLYGTSQKFMDYFGINHIKDLPQLRDFATEENTIGESAD, encoded by the coding sequence TTGGATATACTGCAAAACCATATTCAGGCACTCGTTTTCTGTGCCCAGTCACCCATTAGCATTGAGGAGATCCAGCGTTGCCTACAGGAATCGCTCGGAATGGAGGAGATTTTAGTGAGTGATGTGCTGGAGGCCGTGGAGGCGATAAACGAGCAGTTGGCTGAGCAGAACTTCGCTTTCCAGATCTACGCGATCGGGGGCGGCTACCAGTTTCTGACAAAGCCGGTGTACCAGGAAACAGTAAGTACATATCTCAAGCACAAATCAAAGAAAAAACTGTCAGCGTCTTCACTGGAGACGCTGGCAATTATTGCCTATAAGCAGCCGGTAACCAGAACGCAGGTAGAGCAGATTCGCGGCGTAGGCTGCGATTACGCCATTCATAAGCTACTGGAGAAAGAGCTGATTGAGATTAAAGGCAAGGCCGACACCATCGGGCGACCTGTACTGTATGGCACGTCCCAAAAGTTCATGGATTACTTCGGCATCAACCACATCAAAGACCTTCCGCAACTAAGAGACTTCGCCACAGAGGAAAACACCATCGGCGAGTCTGCCGACTAG
- a CDS encoding S9 family peptidase produces the protein MKYLYLFTALLALCLGAEAQPGNQARGNYQLASRFSPDKLEKLVFSTAVDPHWLKNSDRFWYEYETSDGKKWYIVDPASKSKQVMFDNAKLASEVTMIVKDPFDAQHLPIQKLKFSEDEKSILFEIKSSIDEVKKDRKDKTDADSLQKKTFFFRYNLATQRLEELKDQEELKDKPKWASVSPNGDVVVFARQYNLYWMDKANYEKALKDEKDSTIVEHQLTKDGVEHYHYGDARGETNVEREKNKDKRKPARIAWSPDSKSFAMIRSDERKVKDLWVIHNTAKGRPELETYKYQMPGEKEAPIRELLVFDFAAKSAKKINAAAYKDQELSLWSAPDLKKNRDDVYKPDVWHGTNDKLYFTRTSRDLKKIDICQLDVKSGAVTPVIKEEFNTYVEVNRAGLVNGGKELIHWSERDGWGHFYLYDGAGNLKNRITTGPYHTEEIVGIDEKNRVLYFTANGREAGEDPYLLHLYRVNLDGSGLTLLNRGSFDNTVSMNDANTYFVNTASTVNSVPKSEVYNNKGRKVMDLETADLSRLMTTGYKFPEPFMVKADDGITDLYGVMYKPFDFDSTKTYPVIEYVYPGPQTEAVNKAFGHRMDRLDRLAQLGFIVVTVGNRGGHSARSKWYHTYGYGNLRDYGLADKKAALEQLADRHPFIDISRVGITGHSGGGFMSTAAMLVYPDFFKVAVSGAGNHENNIYNRWWSEKHHGVKEVITAKGDTTFKYAIDKNPDLAKNLKGHLLLVTGDVDNNVHPANTIRMADALIKANKRFDFMLMPGQRHGFGDMTEYFFWMMGDYFTRHLLGDYSQPVDIMQINREQPQTKEKKSAAKATSPSL, from the coding sequence ATGAAATACTTATACCTTTTTACCGCCTTACTGGCGCTGTGCCTGGGGGCAGAAGCACAGCCGGGCAACCAAGCCAGGGGGAATTACCAGTTAGCCTCCCGTTTCTCGCCCGACAAGCTGGAAAAGCTTGTCTTCAGCACCGCCGTAGACCCGCACTGGCTCAAGAACTCCGACCGCTTCTGGTACGAGTATGAGACAAGCGACGGCAAGAAGTGGTATATCGTGGACCCTGCCTCAAAATCAAAGCAAGTAATGTTCGATAATGCCAAACTTGCTTCGGAAGTGACGATGATTGTGAAAGACCCGTTTGACGCGCAGCACCTGCCTATTCAGAAACTGAAGTTTTCGGAGGATGAGAAAAGCATTCTGTTCGAGATAAAAAGCTCTATTGATGAGGTAAAGAAAGACAGGAAAGACAAAACCGACGCCGATTCGCTGCAGAAAAAGACCTTCTTTTTCCGGTATAACCTGGCTACCCAAAGGCTGGAGGAGCTGAAGGACCAGGAAGAGCTGAAAGACAAGCCAAAGTGGGCCTCTGTTTCACCAAACGGCGATGTAGTGGTTTTTGCCAGGCAGTACAACCTGTACTGGATGGACAAAGCCAACTACGAAAAGGCGCTGAAAGACGAGAAAGACTCTACGATTGTGGAGCACCAGCTCACAAAAGACGGCGTAGAGCATTACCACTACGGCGATGCCAGGGGCGAAACGAACGTGGAGCGCGAGAAAAACAAGGACAAGCGCAAGCCTGCCCGCATCGCCTGGTCTCCTGATTCGAAGTCCTTTGCCATGATCCGGTCGGATGAGCGCAAGGTAAAGGACCTGTGGGTAATCCATAACACAGCCAAAGGCCGGCCTGAGCTCGAAACATACAAGTACCAGATGCCGGGTGAGAAGGAAGCGCCTATCCGGGAGCTGCTGGTGTTCGACTTCGCTGCCAAAAGCGCGAAAAAAATTAACGCCGCGGCCTACAAAGACCAGGAGCTATCGCTGTGGTCGGCGCCCGATTTGAAGAAGAACCGAGATGATGTGTACAAGCCCGATGTATGGCATGGCACCAATGACAAGCTATACTTTACGCGCACCAGTCGCGACCTGAAGAAGATCGATATCTGTCAGCTTGATGTGAAGTCGGGCGCTGTAACACCGGTGATCAAAGAGGAATTCAACACCTATGTGGAGGTAAACAGGGCAGGGCTAGTAAATGGCGGCAAGGAACTGATTCATTGGTCGGAGCGCGATGGCTGGGGCCACTTTTACCTGTACGATGGCGCAGGCAACCTGAAAAACAGAATCACCACAGGCCCTTACCATACTGAGGAAATCGTGGGTATTGACGAAAAGAACCGCGTGCTGTATTTTACAGCAAACGGCCGCGAAGCCGGCGAAGACCCCTACCTGCTGCACCTGTACCGCGTAAACCTTGACGGGAGCGGGCTGACGCTATTGAACCGCGGCAGCTTCGACAACACCGTGAGCATGAACGATGCGAACACCTACTTCGTGAACACGGCCTCCACGGTTAATTCTGTTCCTAAATCGGAGGTGTACAACAACAAGGGCCGCAAAGTAATGGACCTGGAAACAGCCGACCTTTCGCGCCTGATGACAACCGGCTACAAGTTTCCGGAGCCATTCATGGTAAAGGCGGATGATGGCATCACGGATTTATACGGCGTAATGTACAAGCCTTTTGATTTCGACTCCACCAAAACCTACCCGGTAATAGAGTACGTGTACCCAGGGCCGCAGACAGAGGCGGTGAACAAAGCCTTTGGCCACCGAATGGACCGCCTGGACCGCCTGGCGCAGCTTGGGTTTATCGTTGTAACAGTGGGCAACAGGGGAGGGCACTCGGCCCGCTCCAAGTGGTACCACACCTACGGCTACGGCAACCTGCGCGATTACGGCCTGGCCGATAAGAAAGCCGCCCTTGAGCAGCTGGCCGATCGCCATCCGTTTATTGATATCAGCCGCGTGGGCATCACGGGCCACTCTGGTGGTGGTTTTATGTCTACTGCCGCCATGCTGGTGTACCCTGATTTCTTCAAGGTGGCTGTTTCGGGAGCGGGTAACCATGAGAACAACATCTACAACCGCTGGTGGAGCGAGAAGCACCACGGCGTAAAAGAAGTGATCACAGCCAAAGGAGATACTACCTTCAAGTATGCCATTGATAAGAACCCGGATTTGGCCAAGAACCTGAAAGGGCACCTGCTGCTGGTAACCGGCGACGTGGACAACAACGTGCACCCTGCCAACACCATCCGCATGGCTGATGCGCTTATCAAAGCAAACAAGCGCTTCGACTTTATGCTGATGCCGGGGCAGCGCCACGGCTTTGGCGATATGACCGAATATTTCTTCTGGATGATGGGCGACTACTTCACCAGGCACCTGCTGGGTGATTATTCCCAGCCAGTGGACATCATGCAGATCAACCGGGAGCAACCGCAAACAAAAGAAAAGAAAAGCGCTGCCAAAGCTACCAGCCCTAGTTTGTAA
- the ribH gene encoding 6,7-dimethyl-8-ribityllumazine synthase codes for MATALKNLNDYKKDNFKDISGKTIGIVVAEWHDDITSVLCEGAVETLIKHGAKKENIFINTVPGSFELTLGAQLLAVQEEIDAVICIGVVIKGDTKHDDYINHAVANGLTNVSLKFNKPVGFGLVTTNNLEQALDRAGGKHGNKGVEAAAAVIGMLSF; via the coding sequence ATGGCGACAGCATTAAAGAACCTGAACGACTACAAGAAAGATAACTTCAAGGATATCTCTGGCAAGACTATTGGCATTGTGGTGGCCGAGTGGCACGACGATATTACGAGCGTGCTTTGCGAGGGAGCAGTGGAAACGCTTATCAAGCATGGCGCCAAAAAGGAGAACATTTTCATCAACACCGTGCCGGGCAGCTTTGAGCTGACGCTGGGCGCGCAGCTGCTGGCGGTGCAGGAGGAGATTGACGCTGTTATCTGCATTGGTGTGGTTATCAAAGGCGATACCAAGCACGACGACTACATCAACCACGCAGTGGCCAACGGGTTAACCAACGTGTCGCTGAAGTTCAACAAGCCGGTGGGCTTTGGCTTGGTTACCACCAACAACCTGGAGCAGGCGCTGGACAGGGCGGGCGGCAAGCACGGCAATAAAGGCGTGGAGGCTGCTGCGGCCGTAATCGGCATGCTGAGTTTCTAA
- the recF gene encoding DNA replication/repair protein RecF (All proteins in this family for which functions are known are DNA-binding proteins that assist the filamentation of RecA onto DNA for the initiation of recombination or recombinational repair.): MLLENLSLLFFKNYEEASLTFSEHINCFIGDNGSGKTNLLDAIHYLSITRSAFPGTDAQSIKQGEDFFMVKGRFEVAGDKHTVQVSLKQGQKKAVTHNKALYDKMSNHIGRFPVVLISPYDTDLIREGSEERRRYFDSLISQLNHTYLEQLIQYNYALKQRNSLLKQFAERHYFDRDYLQILNEQLIPFGEQLAQERQTFLKEFVPIFQKHYRHISDSHEEVTLTYKSQLEGDDFAQKLQQAERKDMALQRTTVGPHKDDFVFLMDGNPVKSFGSQGQQKSYVIALKLAHFEVMDQRQHHKPLLLLDDIFDRLDEKRINKLMQMVAAHTFGQIFLTDTHLERTDKILEGLSESIRRFDVKEGTVKVIG, translated from the coding sequence ATGCTCCTCGAAAATCTCAGTTTGCTGTTCTTTAAGAACTACGAAGAAGCCTCACTAACTTTCTCGGAGCACATTAACTGTTTTATCGGTGACAACGGCAGCGGGAAAACCAACCTGCTCGATGCCATCCACTACCTGTCCATTACCCGAAGCGCCTTTCCGGGCACCGATGCGCAAAGTATAAAGCAGGGCGAGGACTTTTTTATGGTGAAGGGCCGCTTTGAGGTGGCCGGCGACAAGCACACAGTGCAGGTGAGCCTGAAGCAGGGGCAGAAAAAGGCCGTAACGCACAACAAGGCGCTCTACGACAAGATGAGCAACCACATCGGGCGTTTTCCGGTGGTGCTCATCTCGCCCTACGACACCGACCTGATCCGGGAGGGCAGCGAGGAGCGCCGCCGGTACTTCGACAGCCTTATCTCGCAGCTCAACCACACTTATCTGGAGCAGCTGATACAGTATAACTACGCGCTGAAGCAGCGCAACTCGCTCCTGAAGCAGTTTGCGGAGCGCCACTACTTCGACCGCGATTACCTGCAGATCCTGAACGAGCAACTGATTCCCTTTGGCGAGCAGCTGGCGCAGGAGCGGCAGACCTTTCTGAAGGAGTTCGTGCCCATCTTCCAGAAGCACTACCGCCACATTTCCGATAGCCACGAAGAAGTAACGCTTACCTACAAAAGCCAGTTGGAGGGCGATGACTTCGCGCAGAAGCTGCAGCAGGCCGAGCGCAAGGACATGGCCCTGCAGCGCACCACGGTGGGGCCGCATAAAGATGATTTCGTGTTTTTGATGGATGGCAACCCGGTGAAGAGCTTTGGCTCGCAGGGGCAGCAGAAGAGCTATGTGATCGCCCTGAAGCTGGCGCACTTCGAGGTGATGGACCAGCGGCAGCACCACAAGCCCCTGCTCCTGCTCGATGACATCTTCGACCGCCTGGACGAGAAGCGCATTAACAAGCTCATGCAAATGGTGGCCGCCCATACTTTCGGCCAGATATTCCTGACGGACACACACCTGGAAAGAACCGACAAAATTCTGGAAGGACTCTCGGAGAGTATCCGTAGATTTGATGTGAAGGAAGGGACGGTGAAGGTGATTGGGTAG
- a CDS encoding M28 family metallopeptidase, with the protein MTIKSNLKTMLALLLLAGSPLITPTESIAQEAVRQDDDIKKMINEISTKNLEELVRKMVSFGTRHTLSTTTSKKEGIGAAREWVKSEFEKYAKTSGGRMTVEMDRFVVPADGRRVPKDTEMANVMAILKGTDPSDDRVIIVGGHLDSRATDVMDAKSKSPGANDDASGVAMVMEMARIMAPYKFPGTLIFVAFQGEEQGLYGSTHLAERAKKEGWNLVAMQNNDIVGNSYSDELKMHDNTRVRIFSEGTPANETEEQARLRRTLGSDNDSPSRNLARYMEQVGEKYVDQIDVVLEYRADRFLRGGDHTPFNRQGYSAVRMSEMNEDFDHQHQDVRKENGTQYGDLPEFMDFEYLRKNTAVNLASMASLGWAPAAPDKVGVLTSELTNTTTLQWQTPAKGAKPAGYYVLMRETSAPTWEKRFYVTDTKVTLPYSKDNYFFAVQSADKEGHASLPVLPVPVR; encoded by the coding sequence ATGACTATAAAATCTAACCTTAAAACAATGCTGGCGCTGCTGCTGCTGGCAGGTTCTCCGCTTATCACCCCAACTGAAAGTATAGCCCAGGAGGCGGTTCGCCAGGACGACGACATCAAGAAAATGATCAACGAGATCTCGACCAAGAACCTCGAGGAACTTGTGCGCAAGATGGTGAGCTTCGGCACGCGCCACACCCTAAGCACCACCACCAGCAAGAAAGAAGGCATCGGCGCTGCCCGCGAGTGGGTGAAGTCGGAGTTTGAGAAGTATGCCAAAACCTCCGGGGGCCGCATGACCGTGGAGATGGACCGCTTTGTGGTGCCGGCCGACGGCCGCCGCGTGCCAAAGGACACTGAGATGGCCAACGTAATGGCTATCCTGAAAGGAACTGACCCCAGCGACGACCGCGTAATTATTGTGGGCGGCCACCTCGACTCCAGGGCAACCGACGTGATGGACGCCAAAAGCAAGTCTCCGGGCGCCAACGACGATGCCTCTGGCGTGGCCATGGTAATGGAAATGGCCCGCATTATGGCGCCTTACAAGTTTCCGGGTACCTTGATATTTGTGGCTTTCCAGGGAGAGGAACAAGGGCTGTACGGCTCCACGCACCTGGCCGAGCGCGCCAAGAAAGAAGGCTGGAACCTGGTTGCGATGCAAAACAACGACATCGTGGGCAACTCCTATTCTGATGAATTAAAGATGCACGACAATACCCGGGTCCGCATTTTCAGCGAGGGTACACCGGCTAACGAAACAGAGGAGCAGGCACGCCTGCGCCGAACACTGGGTTCTGACAACGACAGCCCGAGCCGCAACCTTGCCCGCTACATGGAGCAGGTTGGCGAGAAGTATGTAGACCAGATAGACGTGGTGCTGGAGTATCGTGCAGACCGTTTCCTGCGTGGCGGCGACCACACGCCTTTTAACAGACAAGGCTACTCTGCCGTGCGCATGAGCGAGATGAACGAGGACTTTGACCACCAGCACCAGGACGTGCGCAAGGAGAACGGCACACAGTACGGCGACCTGCCCGAGTTCATGGACTTTGAGTACCTGCGCAAGAACACCGCCGTTAATCTGGCAAGTATGGCAAGCTTAGGCTGGGCCCCGGCTGCCCCTGATAAGGTGGGCGTACTTACCTCAGAGCTTACCAACACAACCACCCTGCAGTGGCAAACTCCGGCCAAAGGCGCCAAGCCAGCCGGATACTACGTTCTGATGCGCGAAACGAGTGCGCCAACCTGGGAGAAGCGCTTCTACGTAACCGACACCAAAGTAACGCTGCCCTACTCCAAGGACAATTACTTCTTTGCCGTGCAGTCGGCAGACAAGGAGGGACACGCGAGCCTGCCGGTACTGCCTGTTCCGGTACGTTAG
- a CDS encoding TraR/DksA family transcriptional regulator, giving the protein MNTNEERQRYSKEDLAEFEEIIQEKLTNARKEVTFIKETLSRRNDSGTDNTASSSKVLEDGADTAEKESMNQLASRQMKFIQQLENALIRIKNGTYGVCIVTGKLIPKERLRAVPHTQHSIEAKLQRND; this is encoded by the coding sequence ATGAATACAAACGAAGAGAGACAGCGGTATTCCAAGGAAGACTTGGCTGAGTTTGAAGAGATCATTCAGGAGAAGCTGACGAATGCACGCAAGGAGGTTACCTTCATTAAGGAGACCCTGAGCCGCCGCAACGATTCGGGCACTGATAACACGGCATCATCATCGAAGGTGTTGGAAGACGGCGCCGACACGGCAGAGAAGGAAAGCATGAACCAGCTGGCTTCCCGCCAGATGAAGTTCATCCAGCAGTTGGAGAACGCCCTGATCCGCATCAAGAACGGTACCTACGGTGTTTGCATCGTAACCGGCAAGTTGATCCCGAAGGAAAGACTTCGTGCCGTGCCGCACACGCAGCACTCCATCGAGGCCAAACTTCAGCGTAACGACTAG
- a CDS encoding tetratricopeptide repeat protein yields MAKETIKKHSEFEELVENPDALADRLVGTEDFVKKNKSKLLGVFIAIAALIVGGFLYYNYRSTQAVEAQNAMFQAVYYFEADSLGKALNGDGQNLGLLAITEEYGSTDAGNLAHFYAGTALLKTGKYAEAVEHLQEFESDDYLLQARAYSLTGDALLEQGKNKEAADIYTKAANYNANPFFSPQYLMKAGIAYEAANDYAAAAEVYNKIVTDYVASAEVAEAKKYKARAEMLAGGSRTE; encoded by the coding sequence ATGGCTAAAGAAACAATTAAGAAGCACAGCGAGTTTGAGGAGCTGGTTGAAAACCCTGATGCACTGGCGGATCGCCTGGTGGGTACAGAGGATTTCGTGAAGAAAAACAAATCAAAGCTACTCGGTGTGTTCATCGCCATCGCGGCTCTAATTGTAGGCGGATTCCTGTACTACAACTACCGCAGCACTCAGGCTGTTGAGGCGCAGAATGCCATGTTTCAGGCGGTTTATTACTTTGAGGCAGACTCTCTGGGCAAAGCCCTGAACGGCGACGGCCAGAACCTTGGTTTGTTGGCGATAACAGAAGAGTACGGTAGCACAGATGCCGGTAACCTGGCGCACTTTTACGCTGGCACCGCACTGCTTAAAACCGGCAAGTATGCCGAGGCGGTAGAGCACCTGCAGGAGTTTGAATCAGATGACTACCTGCTGCAGGCCCGTGCCTATAGCCTGACCGGTGATGCGCTGCTGGAGCAAGGCAAGAACAAGGAGGCTGCAGATATTTATACAAAGGCTGCCAACTACAATGCCAACCCGTTCTTCTCGCCGCAGTACCTGATGAAGGCCGGTATTGCCTACGAGGCTGCGAACGACTATGCCGCTGCTGCTGAAGTATACAACAAGATTGTAACGGACTATGTAGCTTCTGCCGAAGTTGCTGAAGCCAAGAAGTATAAAGCCCGCGCCGAGATGTTGGCAGGGGGTAGCAGAACAGAATAA
- a CDS encoding acyl-CoA thioesterase: protein MTDNHNYRPVSYSRTTLTELMIPSYANFGGKIHGGILLSLMDKVAYACSAKHAGNYCVTVTVEGVNFLQPVEVGELVSLKASVNYVGNTSLMVGIRVIAENVKTGKIKHTNTSYFTMVAKGDDDKPARIPGLLLETREDARRFLEALKRRELSQRYQTELANSKTILSVDNELHLLENQRCKLAYL from the coding sequence ATGACCGACAACCACAATTACCGCCCCGTTTCCTACTCCCGCACCACCCTCACCGAGCTGATGATCCCGAGCTACGCCAACTTCGGCGGCAAGATTCACGGCGGTATTCTGCTTTCGTTGATGGACAAAGTGGCCTACGCCTGCTCGGCCAAGCATGCCGGCAACTACTGCGTTACGGTAACGGTGGAAGGTGTTAACTTTCTGCAGCCTGTAGAGGTGGGCGAACTGGTGTCGCTGAAGGCTTCGGTGAACTACGTGGGCAATACTTCACTGATGGTGGGCATCCGGGTGATCGCTGAAAACGTGAAAACAGGCAAGATCAAGCACACCAATACCTCCTACTTCACCATGGTGGCCAAAGGCGACGACGACAAACCTGCCCGTATCCCTGGCCTGCTCCTGGAAACCCGCGAAGACGCCCGCCGCTTTCTGGAGGCGCTGAAACGCAGGGAGCTGTCGCAGCGCTACCAAACGGAGCTCGCCAACTCCAAAACCATACTTAGCGTGGACAATGAGCTGCACCTGCTGGAGAACCAGCGCTGCAAGCTGGCTTATTTGTAA